The following DNA comes from Castor canadensis chromosome 15, mCasCan1.hap1v2, whole genome shotgun sequence.
TGAAATCTGTGATTTACAGATTTACAGAGGTCTCTACACAGTGAATAATTAATACAGACATACAGCACATGAGCATccaaaaaacattatttatacaGCGCAGACTACATCAAACGCTAACAAAATGCAAGTGACAACTTGCCTTTATGGGAACTAGACAGGGATTCACATTTTGAGGAAGTTCACGTCTATCTGCTAATGATGGCACCATGATTTGCTGCCATCACAGAGAGGCCCTAAGAAGCCTGTCTACTTGCAGCAAGTAAGCCAGGGTCCCGTTCCCAGTGAACACATACGAAAGGAACTAGCAGTGCCTATCTGATTGTCAGGACCGGTGGAGACAGTAAGCGTCCTTGCAGGAAATTCATCTAAGCAGGTCCTTAGAATTCACGGACAGACACTGCAGAAGAAGGGGCTGTGAGACCGGGCAAGGCTAGGGAGCCACGGCGGCCCCTCTGGAAGGGATTTCTAGAGAGAAAAGGCTGTGGGGCGGCCAAGCCCAGCCAAGCACAAAGGTGGAAATGCAACAGCTGGGCGGGTACCAGCGCCTCCTCGGAGGCCCCCAACCCGGTCGGACAATCGGACCTGGGGCCCAGGCTCCTCTCTGAGAAGGAAGGTAGCCGACGCCACTTCACCGACAGCCAGAACCTCCAGGCCGAGACACGCCCACAGAGAGGCCGCCTCACCTTGGAGCAACGGCTGCAGCCCGGAGCTACCGCCCACCCCGGCCCGGATCAGTCCGCCTGAGGCCTTCCTTGGCCTGTCCCCAATCCGGCAGGCCAAGACGGGCGGGTCTCAGCCCCGATCGGGATGTGGGGCCTCTATTCTACCCGCAGTGTTCCAAGCCGGTGGGAGAAAACAGGGACTGCGGAAGGGTCGGTCCCCCGGCCCACCGCCCCCTCAGCACTCACCATGGCGACTCCCTCGAGCCTGCAGCAAGCAGCACCCACCCCGCGCAGACACTCCCGTGATCAGGTGACGCGGCGGCCACTCCAAGCTCCGCCCTCTCTAGACCCGCCTCCAAGTCCTGCAGGTGGCTCGTCGATTGGCCTGCTTCTCGGAACCCAAGTCTCGCCTGTTTATTGGCTGTCACCACTTAACGCTTGACGGACTACGGTGCCAGCCAGTGTATCTATAGTATAGTATGAGTGGGCGGGGCAGGACAGCGGGTATTGCTCACAAAGCCGGCAGGAGACAGCTGATAGTAAAGGTGGTGTTTAAGGAATTTATTacaaaaaaaggaatagaagAGGCGAGAGTTGCCTGCCCATGTTCACTATATCTGCCTTGGCTGACGTACTAGTACTGCGCAAGCGCAGAAGAAAGACCAGGATTGGTTTATGGGATGGCCTCAACGTCTTGTTCTAACCAATTAAATCACGCCGGGGGTGGGGCCTGGCTCTTACTGGCCAAAGCTGCGTCTCCGCGCGGGTTTCGTCCCGCTGCTGCTATTCGCGAGAGTTATTTTGGCCTGCACTATGGGGTCTGGGCTAATAGGGCGCTTAGCTCCTCGCCTGGGCCTCTCCGAGCCGGATGTGCTGAGGTGAGTCGGGCCGTGCACCCCTTGGGAGAAGCCCCTGCCGCGCGGTCCTGCCCTCCGGAGACGACACCCACTCCCTTCGCACGCGGCCCGCTGTACGGAAATGACAGGGAGGGCCGGAGCTGAGCGAGATTTAGGCCCTATTTTGAGAAGAACTTCCCAGTCACGAGTTTATGTGAGAATGACTTGTAGACTTCCTTGGGAACGACTAGCTCAGTGCAGTGTACGGGAGTAGGGAAAGGACAAACAAGGAGAACTTCCAGTCGTTCCGCGGGCTCTTTGAGATTCTCAGTACGGTGGTGGACCAGACAAGCCGCACAGCTCGTATGGCGATCACTGTTTGTATGTGGCAAGAACTCTGTAGAGCATTAGACAGGGTGACATGCTGGTGCGATTGCCAGATGGCCACCTTTCATAAAAATCCAGGAAAGACCCCAGAGGTTGCGGGGCCATTTACTCTGAGACCCGACAAATAAACAGAAGGTGCCAGGCGTGGCAAGAGCGGCCCAGACAACCAACGGCCGCTACAAAAGccttgagattgggaggatctctgcATGATCTTGGGTTTAAAATGGAGCCATTGCAGCCCAGCGTGTAGAGCAGAACTAGGCCTAGTACCTCAGCTGTTAGGtgaaggaagggagtgaggggGAAGAGCActtcttaaaagatttttaagatgGGACATATGATCATTTTAAAACAGCGCTTCTCACAGTGTGGTCTTGAATCAGCAGTTGCAGTGTCGTCTAGGCACTTGTTGGAAATACAAATTCTTGGTCCCCGCCCTGGCCTACTGACCAGagactggagatggaacccagaatCTGTTTTCACAAGCCCCCGAAGGTGATTGTCAGGTACAATAAAGGTTGAGAACCActaattttaaggaagaaaaaaaggaggaacaCTGATCTAACttgtttgctttgattatttttgtttgttgcagtaatggagggaggaaggggttgTTTTTTTGGAGGAACTGAACTTACTTTTGCCTCAAAGCGCTTAGGCACCATGATGTCCGGAGTCAGAGCTGTGGTCCTATCTTTTTAGAACTTCCTTTCCCAAAAGGCTGTGAGCTTCATTCGCAGCCCCAAATAAACGTGCACAGTAATTAGGCTCAGGATGAAGTCTATTCACTGCTTAACCTAAGGTGGGCAAACTTCTGAAACCGTTTTTACTGAATGCATTTCTCTTACAACCAGGAAAGCAGAGGAGTACTTGCGACTGTCCCAGGTGAAGTGTATTGGTCTGTCTGCACATACCACAGAGACCAGCAATGCAGTCATGTGCCTGGACCTTGCAGCTTCCTGGATGAAGTGCCCCTTGGACAGGGTAAGTAAATCCTATTGAATGTCTGAATAATCTAGTGCAGCACTAAAGCTTAACCACTACATTTTAATTTTGGTTGGAATAGACCCTGACCAAAATTCTTACATTTTAgaattgtcttggctattctcaTGTAATTCTAGATAAACTTTAGAAACATTTTGTCAAGttgggaaaaaattttttttttgcagtgtgttctttattctttattatctAGTTTCCCTGACCATCATCATCTTTTTCTTCATAGAGGCCAATATGCTGTATGTTAACACTTAGCACAGTACCTGTGTCATAATGGATATACTCATTAAGTAGtctgaatgttaaaaaaaaaaaaaagatagctccGTTGGCGTCCTATTACCATCAGACCCTCCAATCTCTCTTGAACCCTTGGCCTCAAGCTACCATATTCAGTTAACAAACTTGTGTACTTTAATAACTTGTAGCTTTGTAAATGcaacattttatttcttggaaTGATCTTCTGGCAAACTGTCTTATGTGACCCACCCCCCCTTGCTGTTACATCCTCTTTGAAGCTCTCTTTGACTCTCCCAGGCAGTTGGTTCCCCACAGTGGTGGATCCTCCTGTTTCTCTCCTACTTTCCCAtcatctccctctccttcctccacacACACATCTCATTACATTCCCACCACTTCCCTCATTCTTTTTCCCAGTAATTTGCACATTGGTACCTTTGTTGAAAAACAAGTGACCATATAGGTGTCCCCCACTTTTTTCTCACAGCTTGGACATATTGATACtatataattgttttaaaattttctgtgcaTACCTATGACTGCCTTTCTACAATATGAGCTTCTAGGATGCAGTAGTCTGACACAATTACtgattttttattaaatgaaGTTAAACTTCTAGGTAGAGTGACTTGCCACAGAATTAATTTTGAACACCTGATACCATAAGTACATAAGGGTAGTAGAATATATAGAAATtatgatttgtgtgtttttcctTTCAAAGGCTTATTTAATTAAACTTTCTGGTTTGAACAAGAAGATGTATCAGAGCTATCTTAAATCTTTTGAGTGTTTATTGGGCCTGAATTCGAATATTGAAATAAGAGACCTAGCTGTACAATTCAGCTGTACAGAAGCAGTGAACATGGCTTCAAAGATCCTGCAAAGGTATGGGCATAATAAACCTTAATTGAAAATTTATGCTAACAGATGAGGCACGTCACCCAGTAATCTATTCTGGGTAATTTCAGTCTTAAAAAAATAGTTAAGATGTTAAAGTGACTGAGAGCTTATATTgttagttctgatttgcatttcgcTCCCttttgaaatgttattttctgACTAGTAATTTTGCAAATGCTACTCTGCTTTAGCTATGAGTCCAGTCTTCCCCAGACACAGCAAGTAGATCTTGACTTATCCAGGCCGCTTTTCACCACTGCTGCACTACTTTCAGCATGCAAGTAAGTGTTCCTTTTAACATTTAGAAAAACTCCAAATTTATAAGTGGGTTTTTCATTCCCAAAGAATACTTCTAATTTAGTTGATGTCAACACAGAGCACATTTTCCCTTATAGATAGCACTAGAAATAGTGGCCAAGTGACCAGATTCTCAGTTTATCCCATAATGTAGCTGACAGGTTGGAACTAGTGTTGCCAGAACTCCACTTGCCAAGTGGCAGCCATATGTATAAGCTGGGTGTTCTAATTTCAGAGTCTTCTGTTTGTAAGTGATGAAATCTGTCAGAACAGTGGTTGTGTGTGattttcagttatatttttatttaaagtactGATTACAACTTTAATTAGTTTATCAAACTTCTGTAATATTCTTACATCTGAATCTTAAAAATGTGGTCATCTATGTGTATACCAAATTGTTATCCTGGaaacattagtttttttttttttttttttccttttttacattaGTAATTCTTGATGTCTTTGCCTAAAGTTATCTTATTTCATCTTGCCAGAAAACTTCCTGGGAGGAAAAATGTAGTTGGCCACTAAAGAATAGGTTGTTTTTACTACCTAGCcactaattttggtatgtttGGCTCTGTTATGTTAGCTATGTATCTAGGTGTGACTATCATTTATAGAAAATGTCCCTTTAATTCAACAATGGCTTGGGTGTATAGGGAGTCTGTTACTGCTGAAAACAGTGAAAATAAAGAATCCCATTTTTGAAACCATATTACACTGAGTAAGAAAGGTTTGAATAGGTCTATTATCATGAGTaagtttttttttacttaaaaatttttttttattggtggttaCTGTAGAGTATTGTAAGAAGAGTTTTGAATTTTGGCAGTAGCTAGAGGGGTACTCTTAAATATAAGCATAGTGGGTTAAAATGAGTTAAACACTTAAAAGCTGCTGTGATTCTCATTCTGCAAATTACTAACATCTGAGAAGTACTAAAAAGAGTTCtaaaagggaataaaaggaatacaaataggtaaagaaactgtcaaaatatccctatttgcagacgacatgatcctataccttaaagacccaaaaaactctactcagaagcttctagacatcatcaatagctatagcaaggtagcaggatataaaatcaacatagaaaaatcattagcatttctatacactaacaatgaacaaacggaaaaagaatgtatgaaaacaattccatttacaatagcctcaaacaaaatcaaatacctaggtgtaaacctaacaaaagatgtgaaagacctctacaaggaaaactatacacttctgaagaaagagactgaggaagactatagaaagtggagagatctcccatgcttatggattggtagaatcaacatagtaaaaatgtctatactccccaaagtaatctacatgtttaatgcaattcccatcaaaattccaatgacattcattaaagagattgaaaaatctaccatgaaattaatatggaaacacaagaggccacgaatagccaaggcaatactcagtcaaaagaacaatgcaggaggtatcacaatacctgacttcaaactatattacaaagcaataacaataaaaacagcatggtactggcacaaaaacagacatgaagaccagtgggacagaatagaggacccagatatgaagccacacaactataaccaacttgtctttgacaaaggagctaaaaatatacgatggagaaataacagccttttcaacaaaaactgctgggaaaactggttagcagtctgcaaaaaactgaaactagatccatgtatatcaccctataccaagattaactcaaaatggatcaaggatcttaatatcagaccacaaactctaaagttgatacaggaaagagtaggaaatactctggagttagtaggtataggtaagaactttctcaacgaaaccccagcagcacagcaattttaagagatagcatagataaatgggacctcataaagctaaaaagcttctgttcatcaaaagaaatggtctctaaactgaagagaacacccacagagtgggagaaaatatttgccagctatacatcagacgaaggactgataaccagaatatatagggaacttaaaaaactaaattctcccaaaattaatgaaccaataaagaaatgggcaagtgaactaaatagaactttctcaaaagaagaaattcaaatggccaaaaaacacatgaaaaaatgctcaccatctctagccataaaggaaatgcaaattaaaaccacactaagattccacctcacccctgttagaatagccatcattagcaaagccacgaacaacaggtgttggcggggATGcgggggaagaaggaaccctcttacactgttggtgggaatgtaaactagtacaaccacctggaaaaaaatttggaggctacttaaaaagctagacattgatctaccatttgatccagcaataccactcttggggatatacccaaaagactgtgacacaggttactccagaggcacctgcacacccatgtttattgcggcactattcacaatagccaagttatggaaacagccaagatgccccagcactgacgaatggattaagaaaatgtggtatctatacacaatggaattttatgcagccatgaagaagaacgaaatgttatcattcgctggtaaatggatggaattggagaacatcattctgagtgaggttagcctggcccaaaagaccaaaaatcgtatgttctccctcatatgtggacattagatcaagggcaaacacaacaatgggattggactttgagcacatgataaaagcgagagcacacaagggaggggtgaggaaaggtaagacacctaaaaaattagttagcatttgttgcccttaacacagagaaactaaagcagataccttaaaagcaactgaggccaataggaaaaggggaccaggaactagagaaaggtgagatcaaaaagaattaacctagaaggtaacacacacgcacaggagattaatgtgagtcaactccctgtatagctatccttatctcaaccagcaaaaacccttgttccttcctattatggcttatactctctctacaacaaaattagaaataagggcaaaatagtttctgctgggtattgagggggtaagggggatagagagggggtggagtgggtggtaagggagggggtgggggcagggggagaaatgactcaagccttatatgcacatatgaataaaaaaagttctAAAGGGCAGGAAGCTCCACAGCAAAAGTCTTCTGTGTGCCCCATTGTTCCAAAACAGATcccatttgcattttaaatttttcagtctAATAATTGACTAAGTAAAGgacttacaaaggcaaatttgcaTGGTTCTAGCTGATGACCGGGAAGAAAAACTCGACAGTTAAGAGCTCTTAACAAACCTTGGCAAAAAAGTTTATAATCTGGTTGACCAAAGGGAAAAACTGTACTAGTCTTAAAAAACAACAATTTATGAAATTCTTTTGTAGGATTCTAAAGCTGAAAGTggataaaaacaaaatggtagCCACATCTGGTGTAAAAAAAGCTATATTTGATCGACTGTGTAAGCAGTTAGAGAAGATTGGGCAGCAGATTGAAAGTGAGTATTCTGTAGTTCAAGAATGTCTTATTTGAAAATGTAGACTTGATGGTAAAAGTCAGATATTTTTCAAACTTCAAAACTTTCTGAATTCTACATATAATGTTGGCCAGATagtattttagtcatttttctctAGAGAAAaattgacttttctctttttccaataAAGTGGTttagtagctttttaaaaacctGTGATTCCATGAATCCATGCCTGGATTCATGTTCAAATGTTAGATGCCAGCCTCCATGTACATAAGCTAGGAGAGAAGTCATTCAGAGGTCTGACAAGAGAAGCAGCAAAAAGAGGGCATGACCAGTTGCCTTCTCCTTGTCCAAAATATGTCCAAATAATTTAGTACTGGAACTGATATTAAACTTGGtaacactttt
Coding sequences within:
- the Orc6 gene encoding origin recognition complex subunit 6 isoform X3, yielding MCLDLAASWMKCPLDRAYLIKLSGLNKKMYQSYLKSFECLLGLNSNIEIRDLAVQFSCTEAVNMASKILQSYESSLPQTQQVDLDLSRPLFTTAALLSACKILKLKVDKNKMVATSGVKKAIFDRLCKQLEKIGQQIEREPGDLASPPRKKKKTLVEPPAMEIEKVAEIPHKSQKDEDLTQDYEEWKRKILENAASSLKTTTE
- the Orc6 gene encoding origin recognition complex subunit 6 isoform X2; the protein is MKAEEYLRLSQVKCIGLSAHTTETSNAVMCLDLAASWMKCPLDRAYLIKLSGLNKKMYQSYLKSFECLLGLNSNIEIRDLAVQFSCTEAVNMASKILQSYESSLPQTQQVDLDLSRPLFTTAALLSACKILKLKVDKNKMVATSGVKKAIFDRLCKQLEKIGQQIEREPGDLASPPRKKKKTLVEPPAMEIEKVAEIPHKSQKDEDLTQDYEEWKRKILENAASSLKTTTE
- the Orc6 gene encoding origin recognition complex subunit 6 isoform X1; protein product: MGSGLIGRLAPRLGLSEPDVLRKAEEYLRLSQVKCIGLSAHTTETSNAVMCLDLAASWMKCPLDRAYLIKLSGLNKKMYQSYLKSFECLLGLNSNIEIRDLAVQFSCTEAVNMASKILQSYESSLPQTQQVDLDLSRPLFTTAALLSACKILKLKVDKNKMVATSGVKKAIFDRLCKQLEKIGQQIEREPGDLASPPRKKKKTLVEPPAMEIEKVAEIPHKSQKDEDLTQDYEEWKRKILENAASSLKTTTE